From a single Leopardus geoffroyi isolate Oge1 chromosome E1, O.geoffroyi_Oge1_pat1.0, whole genome shotgun sequence genomic region:
- the SOCS3 gene encoding suppressor of cytokine signaling 3 — protein sequence MVTHSKFPAAGMSRPLDTSLRLKTFSSKSEYQLVVNAVRKLQESGFYWSAVTGGEANLLLSAEPAGTFLIRDSSDQRHFFTLSVKTQSGTKNLRIQCEGGSFSLQSDPRSTQPVPRFDCVLKLVHHYMPPPGAPALPPPPAEPSSEVPEQPPAQPLAGSPPRRAYYIYSGGEKIPLVLSRPLSSNVATLQHLCRKTVNGHLDSYEKVTQLPGPIREFLDQYDAPL from the coding sequence ATGGTCACCCACAGCAAGTTTCCCGCCGCCGGGATGAGCCGCCCCCTGGACACCAGCCTGCGCCTCAAGACCTTCAGTTCCAAGAGCGAGTACCAGCTGGTGGTGAACGCAGTGCGCAAGCTGCAGGAGAGCGGCTTCTACTGGAGCGCCGTGACGGGCGGCGAGGCGAACCTGCTGCTCAGCGCCGAGCCCGCCGGCACCTTCCTCATCCGCGACAGCTCGGACCAGCGCCACTTCTTCACGCTCAGCGTCAAGACCCAGTCGGGGACCAAGAACCTGCGCATCCAGTGCGAGGGGGGCAGCTTTTCGCTGCAGAGCGACCCCCGGAGCACGCAGCCGGTGCCCCGCTTTGACTGCGTGCTCAAGCTGGTGCACCACTACATGCCGCCCCCCGGCGCCCCCGCCTTGCCCCCTCCACCCGCCGAACCCTCCTCCGAGGTGCCGGAGCAGCCGCCGGCCCAGCCGCTGGCGGGGAGTCCCCCCAGGAGAGCCTATTACATCTACTCCGGGGGCGAGAAGATCCCTCTGGTGTTGAGCCGGCCCCTCTCCTCCAACGTGGCCACTCTCCAACATCTCTGTCGGAAGACCGTCAACGGCCACCTGGACTCCTATGAGAAAGTCACCCAGCTGCCTGGGCCCATTCGGGAATTCCTGGACCAGTACGATGCCCCTCTTTAA